GATGACGATGGCGGCAATGTACTTCGAACGTCCGGCGCACGCGGCGACAACCCCGGTGGCGGCGAACGCGACGTCGCGCTGACGGCCGCCAGCGATCGTGCTAGCGATTGGCGGCGAAACGGCCCGACGCGCTCCGCCGCCAAGCCGGCTGCGGCGCCTCCCGCGGACGCGTTCCAAGCGGAGATCGACGCCATCGATCTCGCGCTCTCGTCGATGGTGGTTGAGGAGCCGAGCGTCTGGAAATTCGACGACCTCGATCGCCGCGCCGAGACAGCCTTGGATCGCGCGCAAACGGCGCTCGAGCGCGGCAAGGCGCGGCTCTTGCTCGACCGAATCGCCAAGTTCGAAGACATTAAGCGGCGAGCCGATACAATCCAACAGGTCCAGGCGGCCACCGATCGCCGCAATAGTCAGACGATCAATGTTGCCGACACGCGCCCGCCGATCGGGCTGGCGCAAGTCGAGGGCAACGACCGGTTCGATGCCAGCGGCCGGCTCATTAATGTCGTTTCGCAACGGCCGAATGCGCCGCCTTACGCGCTCGTGAATGCCGATCGCGTCGTGATGGCGTTCGTCACTCCGGCGCCCGGCGTGAACTTGCGGCCGTTCATCAACCGGCAGATCGGGGTGAGCGGCCAGCGTGGCTTCATCCCCGAGCTGAACAAGCCGCACATCACGGCCCTTCGTGTGTCGACGCTCGACGAATCCCCCTCGGCCCTCGCCGCCAGCCGCGACCCGCTCCGGCGGTAACAAAGGAACTGGAGCAAACGGAGGGAACGGAGTCGGCAACGCCGACTTCACACTCCCCCTTCCTCTGTTACCTTCTGTTCGTTCCAAAGACTTCATCCCGTGGGGGTCCAGCCCGGTAGCGGCGATTCGTAGATTTTCGGTGTGGCGGCGGCTTGCATTTTGGTGATGCGCTGCTCGGCCTGTGCGACGGCTGCGGCGGAATCGTGAACTTCCAGGGCGATCTCGAAGCGGGCGGTTTCACCGGCGGCCATTTTGCGCACGCGGCCTTGCGAATTCTCGAACGATCTGGGGTTCGGAAAGTTCGTCGCCGGCTCGAGGCCCGTCACGTAGCCATCGGCCAGCGGCGGGTAGTTCTTCCAGAGACTGAAGCAGGGAAGTTCGCGACTGTGGAATTGGAGGCTGATGCCGTGCTCGCCCGCGGCGCTTGCGAGCAAGACCTCGCTGCGTTCAATCGAATCGGCCAGAAGCTGGCAGAAGAATACTTCTTCCATAGCGGCAACTTGCGGTTCGCCGAAACGGCTCCAATGGCTCGCTCCGAGCGCCGAATGTGAGTCGCGCGGCACTAGTTGCTTGATCGGTGCGACGATCCGCGATCCGGGCTCGAGTAGCGGGGGCCCGAAATTGATGTGGTAGAGCAATTGCATTTCGCCAGGGCTGCCGGAAAGATTCGTTACTTCGTCAACCACCTCGAATCGCGGCTCGCCGACCCGGATGCGCAGCGTCGACGTAAGCCGCAGTTTCTGAAAGTGAAACCGGCATTCGTCCACGACGCCGGTGACGCGAATCTCTCCCGCGTCGCGATCGGATTCGACGACGAGTCGATGCGCCGGTTGATTGGCGATTCGGCCATGCAGCGGGTGAACGAGTGAGCCGCGCGAATCGAAATCGGGCGCTCCGTTGCTGAATAGCCCGCACCGGCAGAGCAATTCGTCGAAACCGTCGAGCCACCCAAGTCCACTCGGCTCGCCAAGCGAGACGAATTTCGGGTGCACCGGCCCGCGGACCGGCGAGTTCCAACCGATTTGCCAATCTCCGTGCCAAACTTTCCAGACGCCCATTCCCCGCTGGGGCAAAAGCGCGATGCGCAAACGACCGTTATCAATCGTCAGCAGCTCGACGCCGTCGCGCAAGCCGCCGCGCAGCGTCCGTTTCGCGAGGCGGCAATCGGAGAGGCCGAGTTCCGCCGAATCGATCGTGACTTGCTCGGCGAAAACATCGTCTCCCGGATTGCCGCATAGATCCGTTAGGGTCTAGGTCGTTTTTGACATGCGATCAAGCACCGAGTTTTGAAATGACCGACCGCGATGTCGCTCGAATCGGTTCATTCCCGCCGGAGTGGGTCTGTCGGGCGATGATTCACGCGCCATCAGCTTGCTGCCAGCAATGCTGAATGCGCCAGCAACTCAATTGGGCTGATGGCTTGTTGGCAGTGCCGGCACCGCAACGCGATCGGTTAATTGCGGCGCTACCGGGGAATAGTGTAGCGCTTGAATGCCTCAATTGCCACGGTCGCGCGTGTGTCGTTCCACGTGGTGGGCCGGTCGGCTCCGCAATTGCAGTTGCCGATACTTGATTCGCTCTGCGGGGTTGATTATGATGCGTGCAGACCTTGAGCCATTCGCGTTTGGGGTTTTCGCGGGCGGGAGGCCTGTGACGGGGGATGCGGTCGGACATTCGGGCCAGGGACTTGCCGACGGGTTCTCGTGCGGCAAGGCAAGCGGGTGTCAGCCGGGCATAGAGATTTACATCATTGGGTTTTGTTTCGGCTCTCTCGTATTTCTTTTTTCTTGGTTCCGGTTTCTTGAGGTGGGCTCGTTACGCGCCATCGCAAGTCGGGCGGCGCTATCGAGCTGGATAAGTTCCTCGGAATGAGAAGAGGCACGCGATGCCGCGCGATGGTGGACAGACCTCGCGCGGCCATGGCGAGCGCGCTCACGTATAGGCGCGCCGTCGCGCTTTTCATTCGTTCGCCGTTCGGCGATGTGCCTGAGGAACTACTACTATGAGCATCGCGGATTGGAATCCGGCCGCCCTGGATGCGGCCCAGGATTCAGTGGGGAAGACTGGTGAGGAAACCAGCGGAAGGGAGAAGCGGGTGGCGGCAGATTCCGAAATCGGCTGCCCGCAACGGCCGCTGCATCGATTGAGTGCGGTTCGCAAGCAACAAGGGATCTCGCAACGCAATGTCGCCCGGCGATTGGGAGTCGAAGTGGCGGCGGTATGCGAGCAAGAGCAGGAGTCGGCCGATTTGCCGCTGAGCGTGCTTTACGCCTGGCAGAGGATCCTGGAGGTGCCGGTGGCGGAATTGCTCGTCGATAGCGACGCGCCCCTCTCGCCGCCGGTGCTCGACAGGGCCAGATTGGTCAAAGTAATGAAGACGACGGCGGCCATCATGGAGAAGGCGCATAGCAACTCGCTCAAGCGATTGGTGACGATGTTGGTCGAACAGTTGTTGGAGATCATGCCGGAGTTGCGAGAAGTGGCTGCCTGGCACACGATTGGCCAGCGGCGAACACTCGACGACTATGGCCGCGCCGTCGAGCGCCAATTGCCCGACGACTTGCTCCGCCGGACGTCCCGGTAGCTTGGGCCGCGTTCGGCAAACACTAACCCGGTGCGCTAGTTTGGGACTGCCGTCTGCTTCCCTCGCTGGCGCGTCGGGTTGGTGTACGGGGACATCTTTCGCGATGGAAAATCGCCAGCTTTGGCGGTTGACACCCCTCTCTAAACTCCTTAAGATCACTGGTTTCCAACATGGGAACTTGTATTCCAGCATCGAAATAACCCGCATTTGACGGCGGTTTTTATTGGCAGGGGGACGCCGGCAACGCTCGGCGGGAGAAGACTGTGGCCGGCCACTCGCACGAGATGATTCGAATTCGGATGGAGGCCTACGATCACTCGGTCTTGGACCAAAGCGCGGCGGAGATCGTGGATACGGCCAAGCGGACCAACTCGGAGGTCCATGGACCGATCCCGTTGCCGACCCGGATCGAGCGATATACGGTGCTCTCGAGCCCGCACGTGGACAAAAAAGCCCGCCAGCAGTTTGAGATTCGCACGCACAAGCGGCTGATCGACATCGTGCAGGCGACCGCCAAAACAATCGAGGCATTGAATAAACTGAGCCTGCCAGCGGGCGTGGACATCAAGATCAAGGCCAGCGGGCGGCATTAATAGTTGGAGTTCAGCCTTTAGGCTGCTATTCGCAGGCTAAAGCCTGAACTCCAAGATGTTGGTCGGAATTCGGCGGGCGCATTTTTCAATAAACGACAATTTTTCGGAACCTCTATGCAACGGAAGCTGAACGGGTAAATCGGGGCGAACTCGTCTCCGATCTCCCGCCGGCGAGCGTGAGCAGGGAAATACGACGATGGCGATTGGACTACTCGGCCGCAAGGTCGGGATGACTCAGATATTCGACGAAGCCGGAACGGTGATTCCGGTGACGGTCATCGAGGCCGGGCCCTGCCACGTGCTGCAGCTTCGCACGGCGGATCGGGACGGTTACAGCGCGGTCCAACTCGGCTTTCGCGACAAACCCCGCCGCCTCGCCACGCGCAGCCAACGCGGCCAGGTCGCCCGGCTGGATAATAGCAAGCGGGCGAAATCGGGGGTCGCACTTCTGCCCAAGGCCAATTGCGAGCCGAAGCGGTTCGTCCGCGAATTTCGCGGCGCCGACGGCGCGGAGCCTTCCGTCACGGTCGGGCAAGAACTCAAGGTCGATCTGTTCGAGAAGGTCGAGTCCGTCGATGTCACCGGCACGAGCAAGGGGCGCGGCACGGCCGGGGTGATGCGGCGACACAACTTCAAGGGGCAGCGTGCCACGCACGGCGTGAAGAAGGTGCATCGTCACGGCGGCGGCACGAGCATGAACACCTTCCCCGCCCGCGTGTTCAAGGGAAAGCGAATGGCCGGGCGGATGGGAAATGAGCGGAAAACCTCTCGAAATCTCAAGGTGGTCCGCGTCGATCTCGA
The nucleotide sequence above comes from Pirellulales bacterium. Encoded proteins:
- the rplC gene encoding 50S ribosomal protein L3 produces the protein MAIGLLGRKVGMTQIFDEAGTVIPVTVIEAGPCHVLQLRTADRDGYSAVQLGFRDKPRRLATRSQRGQVARLDNSKRAKSGVALLPKANCEPKRFVREFRGADGAEPSVTVGQELKVDLFEKVESVDVTGTSKGRGTAGVMRRHNFKGQRATHGVKKVHRHGGGTSMNTFPARVFKGKRMAGRMGNERKTSRNLKVVRVDLENNLLLVRGAVPGPNGGYLIIRETNIL
- the rpsJ gene encoding 30S ribosomal protein S10, with the translated sequence MIRIRMEAYDHSVLDQSAAEIVDTAKRTNSEVHGPIPLPTRIERYTVLSSPHVDKKARQQFEIRTHKRLIDIVQATAKTIEALNKLSLPAGVDIKIKASGRH
- a CDS encoding aldose 1-epimerase family protein; its protein translation is MRDGVELLTIDNGRLRIALLPQRGMGVWKVWHGDWQIGWNSPVRGPVHPKFVSLGEPSGLGWLDGFDELLCRCGLFSNGAPDFDSRGSLVHPLHGRIANQPAHRLVVESDRDAGEIRVTGVVDECRFHFQKLRLTSTLRIRVGEPRFEVVDEVTNLSGSPGEMQLLYHINFGPPLLEPGSRIVAPIKQLVPRDSHSALGASHWSRFGEPQVAAMEEVFFCQLLADSIERSEVLLASAAGEHGISLQFHSRELPCFSLWKNYPPLADGYVTGLEPATNFPNPRSFENSQGRVRKMAAGETARFEIALEVHDSAAAVAQAEQRITKMQAAATPKIYESPLPGWTPTG
- a CDS encoding SH3 domain-containing protein, whose product is MRILGVVVGSCCAGLVAGLAPAAEDGQFPYTAYANSDDVYVRSGPGKNYYPTEKLSRGDAVEIYRHDPGGWYAIRPPRGSFSWVPAQLLQPTRDHLAVTNGDRVVSRVGSRFSDVRDVIQVRLDRGEEVEILEVKTLVTGGQSEQWCKIAPPSGEFRWVFGKFVDEQQPMPERRPAEDRSRSVADRDPSGEDRPVRAVSAVRSGRYYTEDTDPPDAGDDDGGNVLRTSGARGDNPGGGERDVALTAASDRASDWRRNGPTRSAAKPAAAPPADAFQAEIDAIDLALSSMVVEEPSVWKFDDLDRRAETALDRAQTALERGKARLLLDRIAKFEDIKRRADTIQQVQAATDRRNSQTINVADTRPPIGLAQVEGNDRFDASGRLINVVSQRPNAPPYALVNADRVVMAFVTPAPGVNLRPFINRQIGVSGQRGFIPELNKPHITALRVSTLDESPSALAASRDPLRR